One window from the genome of Cryptococcus deuterogattii R265 chromosome 10, complete sequence encodes:
- a CDS encoding indigoidine synthase A family protein: MFLRSAFRCRTPFRLVYGSSVSRHFSNVAAAKKLWGNRLVFSEEVEAALHARAPIVALESTIITHGMPHPVNLETAQSAESIIRASSAVPATIAIIDGKIHVGLSSRQLEEIADVKSGLGKGSVKVSRRDLAPTLALKRTGGTTVAGTMYVASSVGIHVFVTGGIGGVHRGAENSMDISADLIELGRTPMAVVCAGAKSILDIPRTLEVLETQGVCVATYGGDSEFPAFYHPSSGCESPWSVPDIKSAASLVHASLSLPTPLSTLLAVPIPSEHADAGLAVQRAVEQAVRESVEQGIDKRGKEVTPWLLKRVGELTKGTALGLNIKLYENNARIGSQVAVQVSKLFREQNDASSALYVPVSSSESFAKPVLKNESPKLAIPNASTQASVPFPSTIVFGSAAIDLTSTSTQSLVPRTTTPGQVFVSPGGVGRNIAEAAQNLLPSNSVQLVSAYGSVSRTPESNTAEPDAFGKLLLFELAGAHMRTDGLVGKEGRNTAVCSLTLEKDGDLVAGVADMGIVETLTEEFVARKIEEEKPEMVVFDLNLLEGVVQAILTTCQTINISTFCDPTSTPKLPRLIPALNALLPSSPSSPRPLTHLTPNLLELDLLHSLLSSSASDSTLSTAWEFINSLGLDADWRAKVERFTSANGREWIKIDGVVQKMVSCLPYVASFWVKAGQRGLLHLRMTSVPPQPSTDTLVHPLIAEHNGKYLAFTHYTPPIIRPEEIISTTGAGDTLAGGLVAGLVGGKSEPEEVWVRRALDRVGRSLRSKRAVG, translated from the exons ATGTTTTTAAGATCAGCTTTTCGCTGCAGGACCCCGTTTAGGTTGGTGTATGGGTCCAGTGTCTCTCGACATTTTTCCAACGTTGCAGCGGCTAAAAAGCTTTGG GGGAACAGACTCGTCTTCTCTGAAGAGGTAGAGGCCGCACTCCATGCTCGCGCGCCAATCGTGGCATTGGAGTCAACAATCATTACCCACGGCATGCCCCATCCTGTCAACTTAGAGACCGCGCAATCCGCCGAATCCATCATTCGCGCTTCTTCAGCTGTCCCGGCTACCATTGCTATCATCGATGGCAAAATCCATGTCGGTCTGAGTTCCCGGCAACTCGAGGAAATCGCAGACGTTAAATCGGGGCTGGGCAAGGGATCGGTCAAAGTGTCAAGGCGAGACCTTGCGCCGACTTTAGCCCTCAAAAGGACTGGCGGCACCACTGTAGCAGGAACTATGTATGTCGCTAGTAGTGTTGGTATTCATGTCTTCGTCACAGGCGGTATTGGAGGCGTTCACCGCGGCGCAGAGAACA GCATGGATATCTCCGCGGACCTCATTGAACTTGGGCGCACACCCATGGCCGTCGTCTGTGCAGGCGCAAAATCCATCCTCGACATTCCTCGAACCCTTGAAGTCCTTGAGACTCAAGGTGTCTGTGTGGCTACCTATGGTGGAGACTCCGAGTTCCCAGCTTTCTATCACCCGAGCTCGGGATGTGAG AGTCCGTGGTCTGTGCCGGATATCAAATCTGCCGCCAGTCTCGTCC ATGCCTCTTTGAGTCTTCCCACGCCTCTAAGTACCCTTCTCGCTGTCCCAATTCCTTCTGAGCATGCAGATGCTGGTCTTGCGGTACAGAGGGCTGTCGAGCAAGCGGTGCGCGAGTCAGTTGAACAAGGCATCGATAAGAGGGGTAAAGAAGTCACCCCCTGGTTGCTGAAGCGTGTTGGAGAGCTTACTAAGGGTACTGCCTTGGGACTTA ACATTAAGCTTTATGAGAACAATGCCAGGATTGGTAGTCAAGTTGCAGTACAGGTTTCCAAGCTCTTCAGGGAACAGAACGATGCATCCTCTGCCCTCTACGTCCCGgtctcttcatcagaatCGTTCGCTAAGCCggtgttgaagaatgaaTCTCCCAAGCTCGCGATACCCAACGCGTCTACTCAGGCTTCTGTACCTTTCCCCTCTACCATCGTTTTTGGTTCTGCCGCGATCGACCTCACTTCCACTTCAACCCAAAGTCTCGTACCCCGCACAACCACTCCTGGACAGGTCTTCGTTTCTCCCGGCGGGGTGGGGCGTAACATTGCCGAGGCCGCTCaaaatctccttccctctaATTCCGTTCAGCTTGTTTCCGCATATGGATCCGTCTCTCGCACACCTGAAAGCAATACGGCAGAGCCCGATGCATTTGGGAAGCTTTTGTTATTTGAACTAGCAGGTGCCCACATGAGAACAGATGGTCTTGTGggcaaagaagggcgaAATACGGCAGTTTGCAGTTTGACTTTGGAAAAAGATGGGGATCTGGTTGCGGGAGTTGCGGATATGGGTATCGTGGAAACTTTGACCGAGGAATTT GTCGCACGAAaaattgaagaggaaaaacCTGAGATGGTCGTCTTTGATTTAAATCTTCTTGAAGGAGTAGTCCAGGCCATTTTGACGACGTGTCAGACCATCAATATCTCTA CATTTTGTGATCCTACATCCACCCCCAAACTTCCTCGCCTCATTCCAGCGCTCAACGCCCTCCTCCcgtcttcaccttcttcccctaGGCCGCTCACTCATCTGACCCCCAACCTTCTCGAacttgaccttcttcactctctctTGAgctcttctgcttctgaCAGTACTCTCTCCACCGCTTGGGAATTCATCAACTCTCTTGGGCTCGACGCAGACTGGCGCGCAAAAGTCGAACGGTTCACCAGTGCCaatggaagagagtggATCAAGATTGACGGGGTCGTTCAAAAGATGGTTTCTTGTCTTCCCTATGTTGCTTCATTTTGGGTGAAAGCTGGACAAAGAGGGCTTTTGCACCTCCGAATGACATCGGTTCCTCCTCAGCCATCAACTGATACATTAGTTCATCCTCTCATCGCAGAGCATAATGGGAAATACTTGGCTTTTACGCATTACACACCCCCGATTATCAGACCTGAAGAGATAATCAGTACAACAGGAGCGGGAGATACGTTAGCAGGTGGGTTGGTGGCCGGCTTGGTGGGCGGTAAAAGTGAGCCGGAAGAAGTTTGGGTTAGAAGGGCTTTGGATCGTGTGGGGAGGAGCCTCAGGAGTAAACGGGCTGTTGGATAA
- a CDS encoding calpain-like protease palB/RIM13, whose translation MPFSGYQEGLKVASDLGNKAIQTEASLSSLSPVASPIPTLQKAFPIYISAAEAYSHLLSSKLVPQSDIDAVKKKWRLVLERAEKVKSRIEQLGGHVAKAEMGDEGEEIAVLRRGSLINGVAVELWRSPGDRFDAGESYREAVQPELAAAQLDMDPEWKDIQPDSWRQQASNENDWVMRQGPVSDCSIVAAMGVGVKHGEQFGTAFGWENLYPQDAHGRPRRSENGKHVLKLLLNGAWRSVVLDSLLPFSKKDGTPLFTTCHPTPHILPTSVGSPWAPLALKGYFKVHGGYSLRGSNPSSDIYEFMEWIPERIRLKEGFQREKEWKKMKEAWHQGNVMVSLGTGSKVSEGLVKRHAYGVIRLREEGHERTLDIFDPGATSFSMSWDQVCAEFEALHFNWKPSIMPNTATRHWSWPKPPDLPSDADPGMMDSRYRLHVNASPSSNLPEVWILLSQHITSRDRPLDDIALHVFEDLGPNHARKLGAIQSEGLERTNPYTNSNHLLVRYQLRRPTSNLTLIPSRDRGMDQTGFTLKAFAPASISLSLERISRTLPFTQCISGNLTHRSAGGHPGWPSHIINPQYKVVVQHGEGKGGISGRIVLQGEKDVPWNAKLIWGRGQLVYELSEDLIVADTGSYSYGIAYCDIPDLQPDTYTLIVSAFEPGQTGRFSLSLEATASVSIIPIAAEGAGMYNRVVNGSWTDRTAGGRPSGGTYECNPRVEVVLSKPAVIQSRLYLPTRSPVPINLTIFKRAEGGALGEQLVTTGPYSDSICGVSTGKIKLDAGVYLLVPSSYERSKVGWVLKIWSDVPLSAEIIGR comes from the exons ATGCCGTTCAGTGGCTACCAAGAAGGTCTTAAAGTCGCCTCG GACTTAGGGAACAAAGCTATCCAAACCGAAGCTTCACTCTCCAGTCTGTCACCTGTAGCATCTCCTATTCCCACACTTCAAAAGGCGTTCCCCATATACATATCTGCTGCTGAAGCATATAGCCATCTTTTATCATCCAAACTTGTCCCTCAAAGTGATATTGACGCcgtaaaaaaaaaatggagaTTAGTGCTAGAACGGGCAGAGAAGGTCAAGAGCCGCATTGAACAATTAGGAGGGCATGTGGCAAAGGCTGAGATgggggatgaaggagaagaaatagCGGTTCTGAGACGTGGGAGTTTAATCAACGGTGTGGCTGTTGAACTTTGGCGGTCTCCGGGAGATAGATTCGATGCTGGCGAATCGTACAGAGAGGCAGTACAGCCTGAACTGGCCGCTGCCCAGCTGGACATGGACCCCGAATGGAAGGACATACAGCCGGACAGCTGGCGGCAGCAAGCATCAAATGAAAATGATTGGGTGATGCGTCAGGGCCCTGTATCAGATTGTTCTATAGTGGCTGCAATGGGTGTGGGTGTCAAGCACGGCGAACAGTTTGGGACAGCA TTTGGTTGGGAGAACTTATATCCTCAAGATGCCCACGGTCGCCCAAGACGATCCGAAAATGGAAAACACGTCCTAAAACTTTTGCTCAACGGTGCATGGAGATCG GTTGTACTAGACAGCCTGCTCCCATTCTCCAAAAAGGACGGAACACCTTTATTCACTACCTGTCACCCAACACCGCATATCCTACCTACATCAGTTGGCAGTCCTTGGGCACCATTAGCGCTTAAAGGATATTTCAAAGTGCATGGTGGGTATTCTTTGCGAGGCAGCAATCCAAGCTCAGATATATACGAGTTTATGGAATGGATACCGGAGAGAATAAggttgaaggagggatTTcagcgagaaaaggagtggaaaaagatgaaggaggcgTGGCATCAGGGTAATGTGATGGTCAGTCTTGGTACTGGAAGTAAAGTAAGCGAGGGCCTGGTTAAGCGTCATGCGTATGGAGTGATAC GTttacgagaagaaggacatgAGCGAACACTAGATATTTTTGATCCAGGAGCTACGTCTTTTTCCATGTCGTGGGACCAGGTATGTGCAGAGTTTGAGGCTTTGCATTTCAATTGGAAACCAAGCATAATGCCCAACACAGCGACAAGGCATTG GTCATGGCCCAAACCTCCCGACTTACCGTCTGATGCTGATCCAGGCATGATGGATAGTCGTTATAGACTACATGTAAATGCCTCTCCCTCAAGCAACTTGCCAGAGGTTTGGATTCTTCTGTCCCAGCACATCACCAGTAGAGATCGGCCATTAGACGACATTGCGTTGCATGTTTTCGAAGACCTCGGTCCAAATCACGCTAGAAAATTGGGAGCGATACAATCAGAAGGGCTAGAACGGACA AACCCATATACAAACAGTAACCACCTTCTCGTCCGTTATCAGCTCCGTCGACCTACCAGTAACCTCACTCTCATTCCATCTCGAGACCGTGGAATGGATCAGACAGGGTTTACTCTCAAGGCGTTCGCGCCTGCATCCATCTCACTTTCTCTCGAGCGGATCAGCCGTACACTGCCATTTACACAGTGCATATCAGGGAATCTAACGCATCGCAGCGCCGGCGGTCATCCAGGTTGGCCGAGTCACATAATAAATCCTCAATACAAGGTGGTCGTGCAGCATGGGGAAGGTAAGGGTGGAATCTCGGGAAGAATTGTCTTgcaaggagagaaggatgtcCCATGGAATGCTAAACTGatttggggaagaggacagCTGGTGTATGA GTTATCTGAGGATCTTATCGTAGCCGATACAGGGTCATATTCTTATGGAATAGCTTACTGTGATATACCCGACCTGCAAC CCGATACCTATACATTAATTGTATCAGCATTTGAGCCAGGTCAGACAGGTCGATTTTCGTTAAGCTTAGAAGCAACTGCTTCGGTGTCCATTATTCCTATAGCTGCAGAGGGAGCGGGGATGTACAATAGGGTAGTGAATGGATCCTG GACGGACCGCACCGCCGGCGGCAGACCGAGTGGAGGTACTTATGAGTGCAATCCGAGAGTTGAAGTGGTCCTTTCCAAACCTGCAGTGATACA GTCGCGCCTTTATCTACCCACACGTTCTCCAGTTCCCATCAATCTTACAATTTTTAAGCGGGCCGAAGGAGGCGCCCTAGGTGAACAACTCGTTACTACCGGGCCGTACTCTGATTCGATTTGTGGTGTGTCCACTGGCAAAATAAAGTTAGATGCGGGGGTGTATCTGTTAGTTCCCTCAAGTTATGAAAGAAGCAAAGTCGGTTGGGTTTTGAAGATTTGGTCGGATGTGCCTCTTAGTGCGGAGATTATTGGACGATAA
- a CDS encoding 1-pyrroline-5-carboxylate dehydrogenase: MTSQLATFKVPVIDNEPMRNYPPNSAERAGLQAAVNKMLAAGPVEIPCIINGEEVKTGDIQAQPMPHDHAKNLCTYHAATPEVVQKAIDGALGARQAWEEMPWADKAAVFLKAADLISGKYRYELMAATMLGQGKNAWQAEIDAAAELCDFLRFSVKYVEELYQQQPPRNSTGVWNRVEYRPLEGFVLAVTPFNFTAIGGNLVGAPVIVGNVCIWKPSPMATYSNYIVHKVFLEAGLPPSVIQFVPGNPPEVVKQCIDHKEFAGLHFTGSTHVFRKLWKDIAQNLDIYRGYPRIVGETGGKNFHLYHPSADIKSGVVQAIRAAFEYSGQKCSALSRCYVPSSLWNNGFKGTLIAETEKIKTGPCTAWENFAGPVVGKPAFDKITGIIEQAKKEGGEVIAGGSYDDSKGYFIKPTVIVTKDPKSLTMTTEIFGPVLTVYVYEDAEFDNMPALIDSTTEYALTGSVFARERSVLASASHKLRNSAGNFYINDKSTGAVVGQQPFGGARASGTNDKSGSMAIFSRFVSMRSIKENFVAPEDYLYPSNFL; encoded by the exons ATGACTTCCCAGCTTGCCACATTCAAGGTCCCCGTCATCGACAATGAGCCCATG AGGAACTACCCTCCCAACTCTGCCGAGAGGGCGGGGCTCCAAGCCGCTGTCAACAAGATGCTTGCTGCTGGACCCGTCGAGATCCCTTGCATCATTAACGGTGAAGAG GTGAAGACTGGCGACATCCAGGCTCAGCCTATGCCCCACGATCACGCCAAGAACCTCTGTACCTACCATGCCGCTACCCCCGAGGTTGTTCAGAAGGCCATTGACGGTGCTCTCGGTGCTAGGCAGGCTTGGGAGGAGATGCCCTGGGCTGATAAGGCTGCCGTCTTCCTTAAGGCTGCCGACTTAATCTCTGGCAAGTACAGGTACGAGCTTATGGCCGCTACCATGCTTGGTCAGGGTAAGAATGCCTGGCAAGCCGAGATTGACGCTGCGGCTGAGCTCTGTGACTTCTTGAGGTTCTCCGTCAAGTACGTCGAGGAGCTctaccagcagcagcccCCCAGGAACTCTACTGGTGTTTGGAA CCGAGTTGAGTACCGACCTCTTGAGGGTTTCGTCCTTGCCGTTACTCCCTTCAACTTCACTGCCATCGGTGGTAACCTCGTCGGTGCTCCTGTCATTGTCGGCAACGTATGTATCTGGAAGCCCTCTCCTATGGCCACGTACTCCAACTACATTGTCCACAAGGTTTTCCTTGAGGCcggtcttcctccttccgtTATCCAGTTCGTTCCTGGTAATCCCCCTGAGGTTGTCAAGCAGTGCATCGATCACAAGGAGTTTGCTGGTCTCCACTTCACTGGTTCCACCCACGTCTTCCGAAAACTCTGGAAGGACATTGCTCAAAACCTCGACATTTACAGAGGCTACCCCCGAATTGTTGGTGAGACCGGTGGTAAGAACTTCCACCTCTACCATCCCTCTGCCGACATCAAGTCTGGCGTAGTTCAGGCTATCCGAGCTGCTTTCGAGTACTCTGGCCAAAAGTGCTCTGCTCTTTCTAGGTGCTACgttccttcatctctctgGAACAACGGCTTCAAGGGCACTTTAATCGCTGAGACGGAGAAGATCAAAACCGGTCCTTGCACTGCGTGGGAGAACTTTGCTGGTCCTGTCGTTGGCAAGCCGGCTTTCGACAAGATCACTGGTATCATCGAGCAGGCtaagaaggaaggcggTGAAGTCATTGCTGGTGGCTCTT ACGACGATTCTAAGGGTTACTTCATCAAACCCACCGTCATCGTTACCAAGGACCCCAAGTCTCTCACTATGACCACCGAGATCTTCGGTCCCGTTCTCACC GTTTACGTCTACGAGGACGCCGAGTTTGACAACATGCCGGCTCTCATTGACAGCACTACCGAGTACGCCCTCACTGGTTCCGTCTTCGCTAGGGAGCGATCCGTCCTTGCTTCTGCGTCCCACAAGCTCCGAAACTCTGCCGGTAACTTCTACATCAACGACAAGTCCACCGGTGCCGTTGTTGGTCAACAACCCTTCGGTGGTGCTCGAGCTTCCGGTACTAATGATAAGTCTGGTTCCATGGCTATTTTTAGCCGATTCGTCTCCATGAGATCTATCAAGGAGAACTTTGTTGCTCCTGAGGACTACCTTTATCCTTCCAACTTCCTTTAA
- a CDS encoding DEAD box family helicase: MPTSRCATRLFSLTKLLCPRIPAPHCPRTYLTRSYATIPAPSQSLHQVPLDHAGFNNTPRNRDIVLRPYQEAAISACTNALQSGLRRLGVSSPTGSGKTTIFLSLIPRVPFYASCDNDGRPGGEKGQTLIIVNSVELAEQTQKSAERILGDEWTIEIEQSKRVASGLADVTIATYQTLNNRDRLNKFDPSKFKLVIVDEAHHSAAPSYLRLLHYFNEDVQVPKSSQAPSPHQHGFKVPIIGFSATFSRADQHSLLSAFEEIVFHRDMKDMLSEKHLTQAKLTIVKADLELDEVETSSGDFKNAALARKVNTPEINELIVRTYLHRASERRSTLVFCVDLGHVVALTQAFRNAGIDARSVSSKSKPETRKATIAAFRKGEFPVLINCEVLTEGTDIPQIDCILLARPTQSRNLLVQMVGRGLRLSPESGKTDCHIIDLVDSVANANGLIVTPTLLGLSLGEMDVEDHDRESAESTKPRDEPATLPAIAPDYDITYLDQDDPFHVDISAQPVIQKVSKNAWVSCGNGKYALELIGSGTIIATREDPQLYSISYRPNLPHELAPLGKSRSPYGSVRVVGHAPDLERALQAGDKFAEKKLGRGRSLALLRYAPWRQRLASESAVKHLLKRLGEENDSLRDGQGKERVISLWGKKVSVGSLTAGQVSSWLCAMKNGAKGIRIARDKSEEKAKAKAEARAEKERQQQMRNLPLPPST; the protein is encoded by the exons ATGCCCACCTCGAGGTGTGCTACCAGACTATTTTCACTCACAAAGCTACTCTGTCCCCGCATTCCTGCCCCCCACTGTCCTCGTACATATCTGACCAGATCGTACGCCACAATCCCTGCCCCATCGCAAAGTCTACATCAAGTCCCCTTGGATCATGCCGGCTTCAACAATACACCTCGTAATCGAGACATAGTACTTCGACCGTACCAGGAAGCAGCCATTTCCGCTTGTACCAATGCCCTTCAATCAGGTTTACGCCGTTTAGGtgtctcttctccaactgGCAGTGGCAAAACCACTATATTTTTGTCCCTCATTCCTCGAGTGCCGTTTTACGCATCCTGTGATAACGACGGACGTCCAGGAGGTGAAAAGGGACAGACTTTGATCATCGTCAACAGTGTTGAACTGGCAGAACAGACTCAAAAGTCGGCGGAAAGGATATTAGGTGATGAGTGGACAATCGAGATAGAACAATCGAAAAGAGTAGCCTCAGGCCTGGCAGATGT GACAATAGCGACATATCAAACGCTTAACAACCGCGATAGATTAAATAAGTTTGATCCTTCAAAATTCAAGCTTGTCATCGTTGATGAAGCCCATCATTCCGCCGCCCCTTC TTACCTTCGGCTTCTTCACTATTTCAACGAAGACGTACAGGTCCCCAAATCATCGCAGGCGCCTTCACCTCATCAACATGGTTTTAAAGTCCCCATTATCGGGTTTTCAGCTACCTTCTCGCGTGCGGACCagcattctcttctttctgcttTCGAGGAAATCGTTTTTCACAGGGATATGAAAGATATGCTGAGCGAGAAACATTTGACACAAGCTAAATTGACAATTGTCAAAGCGGACTTGGAACTGGATGAGGTGGAAACGTCAAGTGGGGATTTCAAGAACGCAGCATTAGCTCGAAAGGTGAATACACCAGAGATTAATGAGCTCATTGTAAGGACATACCTTCACCGTGCTT CCGAACGTCGTTCAACTCTCGTATTTTGCGTCGATCTCGGTCACGTCGTGGCTCTCACTCAAGCGTTCCGTAACGCAGGCATAGACGCACGTTCTGTCTCTTCTAAATCAAAGCCTGAAACGAGAAAGGCGACCATTGCGGCTTTTAGAAAGGGCGAGTTTCCCGTATTGATCAACTGTGAAGTCTTGACTGAGGGTACCGATATTCCTCAG ATCGATTGTATCCTTCTTGCACGACCGACTCAAAGTCGGAACCTTCTCGTACAAATG GTTGGGAGGGGCCTTCGATTGAGTCCTGAGTCCGGGAAGACGGATTGTCATATCATCGACTTAGTAGATAGCGTGGCAAATGCTAATGGGCTCATTGTCACGCCGACATTACTCGGTCTTTCACTGGGCGAGATGGATGTCGAAGACCATGATCGTGAATCAGCCGAGTCAACGAAGCCTCGAG ATGAACCTGCAACGCTCCCTGCCATAGCCCCCGACTATGATATTACCTACCTGGACCAAGATGATCCATTCCATGTCGATATCTCTGCACAACCTGTCATTCAAAAGGTCTCCAAGAACGCTTGGGTATCATGCGGCAACGGTAAATATGCTCTTGAACTTATCG GCAGCGGAACTATCATCGCAACTCGAGAGGATCCACAACTTTATTCCATCAGCTACCGCCCCAACTTACCTCACGAACTCGCACCATTAGGCAAGAGCAGGTCGCCATACGGCAGCGTGAGAGTAGTAGGGCATGCACCTGATTTGGAAAGGGCATTGCAGGCCGGGGACAAGTttgcggagaagaagttgggCAGGGGGAGAAGTTTGGC ACTGCTGAGATATGCTCCTTGGCGTCAGAGATTGGCAAGCGAGAGCGCCGTCAAGCACCTACTGAAACGTCtaggagaggagaatgatTCGCTTCGGGACGGCcagggaaaggagagagtAATCAGTTTATGGGGCAAAAAGGTGTCTGTGGGAAGCTTAACGGCAGGACAGGTATCGTCTTGGTTGTGTGCGATGAAGAACGGTGCCAAG GGTATCAGGATTGCAAGAGATAAATcggaggagaaggcaaaagcaaaagccGAGGCTAGGgccgagaaggaaagacaACAACAGATGAGAAActtgcctcttccaccttcaaCATGA